One Baekduia alba genomic window, CAGCCGGCGGCGGGGATGACGCCGGCTCGACGAACCCTCACCTCCTCCGGCGCCCGCCTTCCTCGGCGGGCGTTCGTCGTTCCAGGGCCGAGGATGCGATGCGGTCGTCGCCGAACCGTCCGCGACCCAGCCTCGGCATCAGGCGCCGGGTGGCCAGGGGCCTGTTCCGACACCGAGATCGACTGCGTCACGCCGCGGTCTGGGCGACGGCGAGCCAACTCCGCGACGCGAGCGCCCCGCGGGCCCGCGGCGCGACAACCCCGCGCGCCCGCGGCCCGCGGCACGCCCTACGCCGCGCCCGCCGCCTCCGGCTTCACGCTCAGCAGCACCGCCAGGTCCCGCTCCGCCCAAGCCACCGACGCCGTCAACCCCGCGTCGCGCAGCCACCCCAGCTGCTCCTCGATCGTGCTCGGCTGGTCGAACACCCCGTCGATCGGGGTCACGACGTCGCGGGCGTCCGTCGGCACGATCAAGTCCCCCAACACGAACCGCCCACCCGGCGCCAGCACGTCCGCGACGCGCGCGAACAGCTCTGCCTTCTCCGGCCCGTCCAGGTGATGCACCGCCAGCGCCGAGAACACCACTGCGAACCCGCCCCCGCCGGCGCCGCCGCCCTCACCGGGCTCCGGCAGCTCGTCCTGGAGGCGCGCCACCCGCAGATCCGCGCCGGGCAGCCGCACCGCCGCCCGCGCCAGCATCGCCTCGCTCGCATCCACGCCGATCAGCGTCGCGCCCGGATGCGCGGCCAGGACGTGCACCGCCGTCTCACCCGTGCCGGTCCCGAGCTCCAGCAGCGGCACATCGGCGCCAACCCGCGAGCCACACGCTT contains:
- a CDS encoding class I SAM-dependent methyltransferase — protein: MCAQFHFDPDTYDALMASDVPAYARLQRAVAEACGSRVGADVPLLELGTGTGETAVHVLAAHPGATLIGVDASEAMLARAAVRLPGADLRVARLQDELPEPGEGGGAGGGGFAVVFSALAVHHLDGPEKAELFARVADVLAPGGRFVLGDLIVPTDARDVVTPIDGVFDQPSTIEEQLGWLRDAGLTASVAWAERDLAVLLSVKPEAAGAA